The bacterium BMS3Abin02 DNA segment GGTTGTGTTGCGGGCTATCCCGTCACTGCTGTCGGTGCGTTGGGCACGGCACACGATCGAGCGGATCGAGACCGAGTTCCTCCGGGCCGCCGCGCTGCTGCAGAGCAGGCCCGTCTGAGATCGGCACCACATTCATTTGAACCCAGGGCTCGTAGTGACCCTGGGGACCACTACGAGCCCAGGGTTCAGCGGTTCAGGTCGCTACCGTGATGCCCATGCGAGGGTTGACGCTCGACGGCGTGGAAACGATCACGTTTCGAGACGACCTGCCCGATCCGCGACTCGAGGCGGATACGGACGCGATCGTCGCCGTTCGCCGAGCGGGGCTGTGCGGCTCGGACCTGCATCCGTACCTGGGACGAGAGAGCGTTCGCTTCGGTGTGATTCCCGGTCATGAGGTCGTCGGCGAAGTCACGGAGATAGGCGGTGTCGTCTCCCGCTTTTCGGTCGGCCGGCGGGTCATCGTGCCGTTCACGACGAGTTGTGGCGAATGTGACCCTTGCCGGAGTGGGTTGAGCGCACGATGTGTCCGCGGGGACCTGTTCGGGTACGGGGATCCGGAGGACCCGTCGAAATCTGCGTTGCAGGGAGGCCAGGCCGAACTCCTTCGGGTCCCGCTCGCCGAAGGCACTCTCGTTGCGGTCCCCGAAGGGATCTCGGACGAGGCGGCGTTGCTGCTCAGTGACAACTTCCCGACGGGTTGGCATGCGGCACGCCGGGCCGCCGTGCGTCCCGGAAGAGCGGTCGCCGTTGTCGGGCTGGGTTCGGTGGGCCTCAGCGCCGTCGCCGCGGCGAAGACGATGGGCGCGGACCCCGTCCTGGCGGTCGACCCGGTCGAAGATCGGAGAAACCGCGCCGAACGACTTGGGGCCCGTGCCGCGCACCCGCGAGACGCCGAGAGCGTTGCGGACCTGATGACCGAGGGCGGGTTCGTTTCGGTGATCGAAGCCGCCGGTGCGCTCTCGGCGCAAGGACTGGCGTTTCGCCTCCTGCGGCCAGGCGGGACCCTGTCGACCATCGCCGTGCAAACAGCCGATCGGTTCGCGTTCACCCCGGTGGACGTCTACGACCGCAACGCAACGATCCGAGCAGGCCGTGCGCCCGTCAGGTCGGTGCTCGAGCGGCTTCTCCCACTCGTGGTAGCTGGAAGGGTGAAGATGCCGACCGACGTCATTGTCACCCACCCTGCGGTGCCGATCGAACAAGGGCCGGACACGTACCGACGGTTTGCGGCTCGCGAGCCGGGTCTCGTGAAGGTCTCTTTCTCGTTCTCGTGACGCTTGGTGCGGTTAGACCAAACGAAACGTCACGAGAACGATGCGCGCTTGCGGTCGCTGGCGGCCAGGAGCCGTTTGCGGACCCGGATCGCGTTCGGAGTGACCTCGACCAGCTCATCGTCGGCGATCCACTCGATGGCCAGCTCGAGGGTGAGCCTTCGGGGAGGCTTCAGCCTGATCGCCTCGTCCGACGCGTGCGTGCGGATGTTGGTCAGCTGCTTGGGCTTGGTGGGGTTGCAGGGCAGGTCCGCCGGCCTCGAGTTCTCCCCGATCACCATCCCCTCGTACACCTGCTCACCCGAACCGATGAACAGGTGGCCGCGCTTCTGGAGGTTGTCCAGGGCGTATCCGGTCGAGCTGCCGGTCCGATCCGAGATCATCGCTCCCCCTTGACGATGAGGGAGCTCTCCGGCCCACGGCGCCCAGCCGGCGTGCTGCTGATGGACGAGGGCGGTGCCGCGGGTGGCGGTCATGAGCAGCGACCGCAACCCGATGAGCCCACGCGACGGGGCCGAGACGGTGACGATCGTGCGACCTGTTTCTCCCGGTTCCAGGCCGATGATCGTGCCCTTGCGGGGGGCGACGGCCTGCGTGACGGTCCCGACGTGCTCGTCCGGAACGTCGATCGTCGCCTGCTCGATCGGCTCGTGCGTCACACCGTCGATCTCACGTGTGATCGCTTCGGGTCGGCTCACCTGGAGTTCGAAACCTTCTCTGCGCATCGTCTCGATGAGCACGGCGAGCTGAAGCTCGCCCCGCCCCGCCACTTCGATGACTTCCGGAGAAGCCGTCTGCCCGATCCGGATGGACACATTGCCGAGGACCTCACGTTCCAGGCGATCGCGGATCTGTCGTGACGTGAGGAAGCGGCCGTCGGTCCCCGCGAGCGGGGACGTGTTGACACCGAAGGTCATTCTCAGAACGGGTTCGTCCACCTTCAGACGCGGGAGCGGGTGCGGGTCGGCAACATCGGCGAGCGTGTCTCCGATCTCGACGTCCGGGAATCCTGCAACGACGAACAGGTCCCCTGCGACTCGCTCGTCGACATCGATGCGTCCGAGCCCCTCGAATCCCATGAGTTGCGTGAGTCGTCGTCGCAGAGGGGTGCCCTCGGCTCGGCAGAGCGCTACAAGTTCTCCGCTTTTCAGTGTTCCCTGGACGACCCTTCCGATCGCGAGCCGCCCCAGGTAGTCGGAGGCGTCGAGGTTCGTGACGAGCGCCTGGAGTGTGCCCGACGGGTCGCCCGCGGCCGGCGGGATCGTCTCGACGACGGCATCGAGAAGCGCAGAGAGGTCGGCGTCGGCGTCGGGTATCCCGATGCCGGCCATGGCGCGCCCCTGGCGGGCGATGGACGAGATGATCGGAAACTCGATGTGATCGTCGGACGCGTCGAGGTCGAAGAACAGCTCATAGACTTCGTTGACGACCTCCTCCAGCCTGGCATCGGCTCGATCCACCTTGTTGATCACGACAACTGCCGGCAGGTGACGTGCGAGTGCCTTGGAGAGCACGTAGCGGGTCTGCGGCATCGGTCCCTCGGCGGCGTCCACCAACAGCAGTACTCCGTCGACGAGTGCCAGTGCCCGTTCCACTTCGCCACCGAAGTCGGCGTGCCCAGGAGTATCGACCAGGTTGATTCGCGTCCCCTTCCATTCGACGGACGCGGCTTTGGCGAGGATCGTGATGCCGCGCTCTCGCTCCTGATCGCTGGAATCCAAGATGCGATCGACGTGTTCGTGGTGCGAGGAGAACACACCGGTCGCGGACAGCATCGCGTCGACCAGGGTGGTCTTGCCATGGTCGACGTGCGCGATCAACGCAACATTGCGGAAAGGGGAGTCCGACATGAGGCCTGCGATGGTAACGGATGTGGCGGCCTGCGAAGTCGGGGCAGGAAAACGCCAACCTGGAGACGCCGTGGCGATCCGGTTGGTACTGTGTCGTGAAAGTGGAGGTGAGGCCAGTGGCCGAGGCGACGAGCGTCAGACTGTACGGGTATCGGTGGGTCGTCCTCGGCGTGTTCTCACTCATCAATGCGCTGGTGCAGATGAACTGGATCACGTTCGCGGCGGTGACAGGTGACGCAGCGGCCTACTACCGGGTTTCCGAGCTGGAGATCGGCCTGCTGTCCATGGTCTTCATGATCGTGTTCATCATCATGTCGATCCCCGCGTCCTACGTCATCGACACGTACGGCATTCGGATCGGTATCGGGATCGGCGCCGTCCTCACCGGCGTGTTCGGGTTGACTCGCGGGATCTGGGCGTCCGACTACACGCTCGTGCTCATTTCCCAGATCGGACTTGCGGTCGGCCAGCCGTTCGTGATGAACGCCATCACCAAGGTCGGTGCTCGCTGGTTCCCGATCGCCGAGCGTGCCACGGCCGCTGCGTTCCCTTCTCTCGCACAGTTCATCGGGATCATCGTCGCGATGGCGGCTACGCCGTATCTGGTCTCGAGTTTCGCAATGTCGGGGATGTTGATGGGATATGGGGTCGTATCGATGGTCGGTGCGGTCGTCGCGCTCGCCTTCATTCGCGAGAGGCCGCCCACCGCGCCGAGTGAGGCCGACCAGATGGAGCGCTTCAAGGTATTCGAGGGTCTTCGACACATCCTCAAACAGAAGGACATGTTGATCCTGCTGTTGCTGTTCTTCGTCGGCTTGGGGATGTTCAACGCGATCAGTACCTGGATCGAACAGATCGTAAGTCCCAGGGGGTTCGGCCCGGAGCAGGCCGGCATGATCGGCGCGGTGATGGTGATCGGCGGAATCTTCGGTGCGGGAATCCTGTCGGTGTTGTCGGATCGGTCGCGGCGGCGTAAGCCGTTCCTCGTCGTCGCCGTCGCCGGCATGGCCCCCGGTCTCGTGGGTCTGGCGTTCGCCGCCAGCTACCCGCTGCTGCTCGTTTCGAGTTTCGTGTTCGGGTTCTTCATGATGAGCGCTTACCCGGTTGGGTTCCAGTACAGCGCCGAGATCAGCTACCCGGCGCCGGAGTCGACGTCGCAGGGGATCATCTTGATGGCCGGGCAGATCTCCGGCATTCTGTTCATCCTCGGCATGGATGCGTTCAAGTCGCAGGTGACCGGTTCCATGACAGGCTCGATGCTGGTGTTCATCGCTCTGACCACCATCGTCATCGTCCTGACGGGATTCCTCGACGAGTCGGCGATGATCCGCGCCGAGCGTGAGAAGGTGACGTCCTGAGTCGGGCCGTCCGGATGCGTGCCACGCATCACTCGGCGGTCTCCTAGGCTCCGTAGAGTGAAAGTCCTCGTCACGGGAGCGACCGGCTATATCGGCGGCCGTCTCGTGCCGCGTCTGCTCGAGCGCGGGTTCCAGGTCCGATGCATGACCCGTGATCCTGCACGGCTCACACTCGACCCCTGGAGGGATCAGGTAGAGGTCGTCGCAGCCGACGCCCTGGAGCCCGATACCCTGCGCGTCGCACTCAGCGGATGCAATGCGGCGTACTACCTGATCCACGGGATGGAGGCGTCGGAGGAATACGTCGAACTGGATCGCATCGCCGCGGAGAACTTCCGCGATGCCGCCGATGAGGCCGGACTCGAGCGCATCATCTTCCTTGGCGGTCTGGGGTCCGACGATGACGAACTGTCGATGCATCTCAGGAGCCGGCACGAAGTGGGACGAATCCTGGCTTCCGGCTCGACACCCGTCACCGAATTCCGGGCGGCGGTCATCATCGGTTCAGGATCGATGTCGTTCGAGATGATCCGGCACCTGACCGAGGTGCTCCCGGTGATGATGCGCCCGAAATGGATTTGTACGCGCTGTCAGCCGATCGCGGTGCGCAACGTCCTCGAAATCCTGATGGATGCCCTGGACTTCGTGGGGTCCGGCAGCCGCATCTACGAGATCGGCGGTCCGGACGTGCTCACGTACGAGGAGATGATGCAGACGTACGCCGAGGTCGCGGGGCTTCCGAGACGAAGGGTCATTCCGCTACCGCTGTTCAGTTCTCGCCTGTCGCCGCTGTTGGTCGGACTCGTGACGCCGCTACCGGTTGCCACTGCGCGCCCCCTCATCGAAAGCCTGCTGAACGATGTCGTCGTCACCAGAGAATCACCGCCCGGCTACCAACCTGCAGATTTGCTCACCTACCGTGAGGCGGTGTGGAGGGCGATGGCCAGGATCCTGCAGTTCGAGGTCGAGACCCGCTGGTCGGATGCGTTGACAAAGCCGGCACAACCGCTGCCCGGCGATCCCGTGTGGTCGGGGGCGGCGATGGAGCTGGACCGGCGCGCGGCGACCTCGTCCGCGCCGGCCGACGATGTGTTCTGGGCGGTGTCCAGGATCGGCGGCGACGTCGGTTACTACACGATGAACTGGGCGTGGCGGTTCCGAGGCCTCTTCGACCGGCTGATCGGAGGCGTGGGGCTTCGAAGGGGGAGGAGACATCCCGAGGAGTTGCGGCCCGGCGAGGCGCTCGACTTCTTCAGGGTTGTCATCATCGATCCGGAGCAGCGTCACCTCCTGTTGAGGGCCGAGATGAAGGTACCCGGCACCGCCTGGCTGGAATGGACGGTTGAACCCACGGACGAAGGCTCTCGGCTGACACAGATCGCCCGGTTCGTTCCAAGAGGCGTTGTGGGAAGGCTGTACTGGTGGGCGATGCTGCCGTTTCACGCACCGATCTTTCGCAGGATGGCCCGACGTATCACCCGGGTGGCCGAGCAGCGGGAATCCCTGCAGGTCGGGCAGTGACCCGGCGCGAGTAGGTTGAGGCCATGCCTAGACACAGTTTCTCCCCATGCGAGGGCACGAGGGTCGGGTTCACGATCGACTCGCGCGCACTGCGCGACAACCTCCTCGGCGATCCGGTGGAGCGCCGGGTTGCCGTCTACCTGCCGCAAGGATATGCGTCGTCCGACGAGGAGTATCCGGTGTTTGTCGACCTCGTCGGGTTCACCGGCAGCGGCCTCGCCCATTTCAACTGGCGACCGTTCGGTGAGAGTGTGCCGCAGCGTCTCGACCGCCTCGTCGCCGAGGGCAGGATGGGACCCGTGGTGGCCGTCTTCCCCGACTGTTTCACCTCGCTCGGCGGTAACCAGTACATCAACTCGGCGGCGATGGGCAACTGGGAGGACTTCCTCATCGACGAGATGCTCCCCGAGGTCGAGCGCAGATTCCGGGTGCGCAAGGGCCGGGAGCATCGTGCCGTGTTCGGCAAGTCGAGCGGCGGGTACGGGGCGATCGTTCACGGTCTGCGACATGCCGACGCGTGGGGCGCGGTGGCCTGTCACTCCGGCGACATGGGCTTCGCCATGTGCTACTCGGGCGACTTTCCGAAGCTGCTGGACACGCTCGCCGGACACGACCGTGACATCGCCAAACTGCTGGCACACTACGAGATGAAAGAGAAGCTCACCGCCGACGACATGCACATGCTCATGGTGCTGGCCATGGCGGCCAGTTACGATCCGGACCCCGACGGCCCGAAGGGGATTCGCCTGCCGGTCGACCTCTATACAGGCGAGTTGGATCCGGAGCGCTGGGCCGGCTGGATGCGCCACGATCCGGTCGAGCTGGTCAAGTCGCCCGAATGTCAGGAGAACCTGCGCTCGCTTCGCGGCCTCTACATCGATTGCGGTGCCAAGGATCAGTACTCCCTCGTGTACGGGGCGCGGGCGTTCGTGAAGGCATTGCAGGAGGCGGGCATCGAGCACCGCTACGAGGAGTTCGACGACGACCACACGGCCGTCGACTACCGCCAGGACGTGTCGTTCCCTTACCTGTACCACGCCCTCACCGCGTAGCTGCGAACCCAGGGCTCAGGGATGCGCATAGGGTGTCTACGAGCCCTGGGTTCGGGAGTGTTGAGGGATCGCACGCCCGCGCCTTGCCCTCCCGGTGCTCAGGACCGGAATGTGCAGTTCCTCCACGGTCGACCCGGCTCAGATCTCGATGGCGATCCCGCCGTCGCTGTCAATCACTGCCGAAGAGGCTGACGCGATTCGGCCGAACGTCGGCTCGTCGACGACCAGCACGGGCACGACGATGCCGTAGAGCTCGTCGGCTACCAGGGCGCCGATCACGATGATCTCGTCGAGTTCCAGGAGCACGATTGCAGCCGGTGAGGTTCCGAGCCGAATGGCCTCCGCGAGCACCGAGCTGGCCGAGCTCGACCCCCGTCCGGCCCGCATGACCAGAATCGTTCCGGCGACGCACTGCCCGATCTGGGGGTGGTGATGGTCGATGATCCGGCCGGTCTCGGAGTCGAGCCCGCCCCAGAAGCTGAGCGGCTCGTCAAGCGCCATCACCGGGCCGGCAGCACTGCCCGCCACCAGAACCCGCTTCGGCGTGTGCCTCTCGATGTCAGGCATCGGCCCACATCGCTTCGTCGCGCACCAGCCGCCCGGTGACCGCCGTGGCCACGCAGTCCTCGACGCTGCCGAACACGACGTCGACGCCGATGTTGCCCGGCGCGTAGTAGGCCCACTTGGCCGAGTCGGTCATCGCTGCCCCGTCGACCTCGGCGAGGATCGGTGTGATGTAGGTGCACGTGTCGGTGAGGATCTGCACCCCGGCGTCCCGGAGCGTGTCGGCCCAGCCACGCGATTCGATCTTGGTGAGCACCTCGCGGCCGGTCGAGGCGAAGAACTGCACTCCGGGTGCCACCCGCTGCGAGCCGATCAGCTCCACAAGCCGGGCGAACTCGCTCATCGAGTAGTGAGGCGTGCCGACACAGACCGCGCCGACCCGGCCTGTGGTGGTGCCGGTTGTGAGCTGGTCCCGCGCTGCCCGTAGGTCCGCGGGCGTCACCACGACGGTCTCGGTCGCGGGCCGACCTGCGAGGGCATCGTCGAGAGTCGCTGCTTCGGGCGTGGAACCCACGGCGTGGAACATGGCAACCGATCCTGAAGATGCGGCGGCCGCCCCGAGCGCCTTCAGGCGATCTTCGTCGAGCCTCGTCGGAAGGCCGTCGATCACCGGAACCAGGTTGGCTGTGCGAGCCCCGATCAGGTGGCCGAGCACCGGATAGAGCACGTCGAGGTCGAGCAGGCGATCGGACACGCCCTCCAATCGGAACACCACCTGGCCGCGCCGGTTGGCGTCGAGATGAAGCCCGGCGGCCGGTGCGCGGCCGGTGATTGCTGCGCAGATGTCGATGAAGTCGCCGTATCGGTCGGTGCGGGCACCGAGCACCGAGTTGGCGAAGACGATGGCGTTGGACTCGGCCCAGGCGACGTGTTCCCCGAACCCCGGACGCTGCTCGAGTTGATACGGAGCGCAGGTCCATGTGGGACGGCACCCCATCTCCTCGTAACGTTCGGCGAGGCGGCGGGCCAGCCGAGCGGTTTCGGGGTCACCCCGGTAGAGGTCGGGGTGACGCAGGTCGAGCGATGACACGTTGAGTGTGGTCGGCACTTTCACCGTCGCGCCTGCATCGACGAGCCGCTCGGCAAAATCGAGTCCTGACCGGCCGTGGTAGAGGCACGAATCGATGTGGGCGCCCGTGATGTCGAGGAGGTGTTCGGCTTCGATTGCCTCGGCCACCCGGACGATCAGTAGCATCGACAGCCGGTACGCCGGGCCGAGATCGCCGTTGAGAGAGGCGCGGTCGGAGTCGTCGAGAACGAGGGCCACGAGGTGAACCGTACTATGAGGGATCGTTGACCCGAGTGGCGACGAAGTCAGGCTGCAGCAGATCTCCGAGGATCTCACCGAACGCCTGTCGGAGGTTCTGCCATCGCGGATGAAACGCATGGCCCTGCAACGGGTGCAGAAGGTCGCATGGGCGACGAAGCTGCGCCGTCCTCGCTCCGGTCTCTGTCGATGTGGGGGTGTGAAGCCGTCACCATCGGGAAGGACCTCTTCGCCCATCTCGTCTGGGGCTCGCCACGAATGCGACCTCCGGGGTGCTCTCGAAGCGTCGAGGCCGACCCAACGAATTCAGGGGAGTCTCGGAACCGCCTTGCTCGCCAGATCCTTTGCGATCTCGAGTTCCTGGTCGAGATCCATGCTG contains these protein-coding regions:
- the adhT_2 gene encoding alcohol dehydrogenase → MPMRGLTLDGVETITFRDDLPDPRLEADTDAIVAVRRAGLCGSDLHPYLGRESVRFGVIPGHEVVGEVTEIGGVVSRFSVGRRVIVPFTTSCGECDPCRSGLSARCVRGDLFGYGDPEDPSKSALQGGQAELLRVPLAEGTLVAVPEGISDEAALLLSDNFPTGWHAARRAAVRPGRAVAVVGLGSVGLSAVAAAKTMGADPVLAVDPVEDRRNRAERLGARAAHPRDAESVADLMTEGGFVSVIEAAGALSAQGLAFRLLRPGGTLSTIAVQTADRFAFTPVDVYDRNATIRAGRAPVRSVLERLLPLVVAGRVKMPTDVIVTHPAVPIEQGPDTYRRFAAREPGLVKVSFSFS
- the typA gene encoding GTP-binding protein TypA/BipA, coding for MSDSPFRNVALIAHVDHGKTTLVDAMLSATGVFSSHHEHVDRILDSSDQERERGITILAKAASVEWKGTRINLVDTPGHADFGGEVERALALVDGVLLLVDAAEGPMPQTRYVLSKALARHLPAVVVINKVDRADARLEEVVNEVYELFFDLDASDDHIEFPIISSIARQGRAMAGIGIPDADADLSALLDAVVETIPPAAGDPSGTLQALVTNLDASDYLGRLAIGRVVQGTLKSGELVALCRAEGTPLRRRLTQLMGFEGLGRIDVDERVAGDLFVVAGFPDVEIGDTLADVADPHPLPRLKVDEPVLRMTFGVNTSPLAGTDGRFLTSRQIRDRLEREVLGNVSIRIGQTASPEVIEVAGRGELQLAVLIETMRREGFELQVSRPEAITREIDGVTHEPIEQATIDVPDEHVGTVTQAVAPRKGTIIGLEPGETGRTIVTVSAPSRGLIGLRSLLMTATRGTALVHQQHAGWAPWAGELPHRQGGAMISDRTGSSTGYALDNLQKRGHLFIGSGEQVYEGMVIGENSRPADLPCNPTKPKQLTNIRTHASDEAIRLKPPRRLTLELAIEWIADDELVEVTPNAIRVRKRLLAASDRKRASFS
- a CDS encoding putative 3-hydroxyphenylpropionic transporter MhpT, yielding MAEATSVRLYGYRWVVLGVFSLINALVQMNWITFAAVTGDAAAYYRVSELEIGLLSMVFMIVFIIMSIPASYVIDTYGIRIGIGIGAVLTGVFGLTRGIWASDYTLVLISQIGLAVGQPFVMNAITKVGARWFPIAERATAAAFPSLAQFIGIIVAMAATPYLVSSFAMSGMLMGYGVVSMVGAVVALAFIRERPPTAPSEADQMERFKVFEGLRHILKQKDMLILLLLFFVGLGMFNAISTWIEQIVSPRGFGPEQAGMIGAVMVIGGIFGAGILSVLSDRSRRRKPFLVVAVAGMAPGLVGLAFAASYPLLLVSSFVFGFFMMSAYPVGFQYSAEISYPAPESTSQGIILMAGQISGILFILGMDAFKSQVTGSMTGSMLVFIALTTIVIVLTGFLDESAMIRAEREKVTS
- a CDS encoding 3 beta-hydroxysteroid dehydrogenase/Delta 5-->4-isomerase produces the protein MKVLVTGATGYIGGRLVPRLLERGFQVRCMTRDPARLTLDPWRDQVEVVAADALEPDTLRVALSGCNAAYYLIHGMEASEEYVELDRIAAENFRDAADEAGLERIIFLGGLGSDDDELSMHLRSRHEVGRILASGSTPVTEFRAAVIIGSGSMSFEMIRHLTEVLPVMMRPKWICTRCQPIAVRNVLEILMDALDFVGSGSRIYEIGGPDVLTYEEMMQTYAEVAGLPRRRVIPLPLFSSRLSPLLVGLVTPLPVATARPLIESLLNDVVVTRESPPGYQPADLLTYREAVWRAMARILQFEVETRWSDALTKPAQPLPGDPVWSGAAMELDRRAATSSAPADDVFWAVSRIGGDVGYYTMNWAWRFRGLFDRLIGGVGLRRGRRHPEELRPGEALDFFRVVIIDPEQRHLLLRAEMKVPGTAWLEWTVEPTDEGSRLTQIARFVPRGVVGRLYWWAMLPFHAPIFRRMARRITRVAEQRESLQVGQ
- the xynZ gene encoding endo-1,4-beta-xylanase Z precursor yields the protein MPRHSFSPCEGTRVGFTIDSRALRDNLLGDPVERRVAVYLPQGYASSDEEYPVFVDLVGFTGSGLAHFNWRPFGESVPQRLDRLVAEGRMGPVVAVFPDCFTSLGGNQYINSAAMGNWEDFLIDEMLPEVERRFRVRKGREHRAVFGKSSGGYGAIVHGLRHADAWGAVACHSGDMGFAMCYSGDFPKLLDTLAGHDRDIAKLLAHYEMKEKLTADDMHMLMVLAMAASYDPDPDGPKGIRLPVDLYTGELDPERWAGWMRHDPVELVKSPECQENLRSLRGLYIDCGAKDQYSLVYGARAFVKALQEAGIEHRYEEFDDDHTAVDYRQDVSFPYLYHALTA